In the Helianthus annuus cultivar XRQ/B chromosome 11, HanXRQr2.0-SUNRISE, whole genome shotgun sequence genome, one interval contains:
- the LOC118484027 gene encoding uncharacterized protein LOC118484027, giving the protein MKRNKRTNYVSSYERFKSLPNEKLYETYHRFAKLLNELKKFGIIKSNDERNIKFLDALPREWRSQTMTLSSTLELGNMSLHDLYIILVPREDEIFEESIQRLGSLALISNSQRTPTNDPQTSNSQNLEICDTSSDFSTFAEAVALLTKTFEQRLRGGGQRYQKSDRRTLDGRSREEGRLKDKGKAEVVCYKCKQKGHYASECKTKKLKDVAYNEKKPEDAKKQQQVSLIAGTYTWLSDDSSDEEEEEEMANFCLMALSDELPETSEQKVNLDNLDLEHKLNKLISDFLSLQDKQKSDSKKSDKLQRTLNKVILENQLLIEESLDHKAKIEFYEKERKDLYKKIHDKEINVKGFQQAKEFINFIEATPKNRGEGLGYVKTNENKPTTFVKATHQISDKFTSEADSESCISTSSENSFEISKLNLKAKMSESKQKCLKTPEVIHSRFQNYLTNP; this is encoded by the coding sequence atgaaaagaaacaaaagaacaaaCTATGTTTCCTCTTATGAGAGATTCAAAAGTTTACCAAATGAAAAACTATATGAAACATATCACAGATTTGCAAAACTTTTGAatgagctaaagaaatttgggattataaaatcaaatgatgaaaggaATATAAAATTTCTggatgctttgcctagagaatggagaagtcaaACCATGACTTTGTCCTCTACCTTAGAACTAGGTaatatgagtcttcatgacttatatatCATTCTGGTCCCCAGAGAAGATGAAATATTTGAAGAATCAATTCAGAGATTGGGATCTTTAGCTTTAATCTCAAACTCACAAAGAACTCCTACCAATGATCCACAAACCTCAAACAGTCAAAATCTTGAAATTTGtgatacatcatcagatttttcaacTTTTGCGGAAGCTGTTGCCCTGCTCACCAAAACTTTTGAGCAGAGGTTAAGGGGAGGAGGCCAAAGATACCAGAAAAGTGATAGAAGGACGCTGGATGGAAGATCTAGGGAAGAAGGAAGATTAAAGGATAAGGGAAAGGCTGAAGTTGTATGTTACAAATGTAAACAAAAGGGTCACTATGCATCAGAGTGCAAAACCAAGAAACTGAAGGATGTTGCATACAATGAAAAGAAGCCAGAAGATGCAAAGAAGCAACAACAAGTCAGTTTGATAGCAGGGACATATACATGGCTGTctgatgattcttctgatgaagaagaagaagaagagatggCTAATTTCTGCCttatggcactttctgatgaacTACCAGAAACATCAGAACAGAAGGTAAATCTAGATAATCTTGACCTTGAACACAAGTTAAACAAACTCATATCAGATTTTCTAAGTCTGCAAGATAAACAAAAATCAGATAGTAAAAAGTCTGATAAGTTGCAAAGAACCTTGAATAAAGTTATACTTGAAAACCAGTTACTGATAGAAGAAAGCTTAGATCACAAAGCCAAAATTGAATTttatgaaaaggaaagaaaagaTCTATACAAGAAAATtcatgataaagaaattaatgtaaagGGTTTTCAACAAGCTAAGGAATTCATTAACTTTATTGAAGCTACACCAAAGAACAGAGGTGAGGGTTTAGGGTATGTAAAAACAAATGAAAATAAACCCACCACCTTTGTAAAAGCAACACatcagatttctgataaatttacATCAGAAGCTGATTCTGAATCATGCATATCAACAAGTTCTGAGAACTCTTTTGAAATCTCAAAACTCAACTTAAAAGCAAAAATGAGTGAATCAAAACAAAAATGTTTAAAAACTCCAGAAGTGATTCActcaagatttcaaaattatcTAACAAATCCATAA